One window of bacterium genomic DNA carries:
- a CDS encoding glycosyltransferase family 2 protein — translation MLEISVVLITRNAGRTLGQTLDSLTGLAAEIIAVDSGSADGTVEICQAHGAKVIQREWEGFGPQKNIAISQAHCPWVLSLDADEALSPDLAREIAALTDATPYSAFRLRRLNHYFGRPLRHGGQYPDWQLRLFRRGAGRFNDRPVHESLQVEGRVGALRGELLHYSYLTLDDYFDKFDRYTALEAERLLAAGTRLSTTGAANQMLVRPAVKFLRRYFLKGGFRDGVPGLLAALFNSMTMSVSYARFWEKSRSNPSGPQ, via the coding sequence GTGCTCGAAATATCGGTCGTGCTCATAACCCGCAACGCCGGGCGCACCCTGGGACAGACCCTGGACTCGCTGACCGGCCTCGCCGCCGAGATAATCGCGGTGGACTCGGGCAGCGCCGACGGTACGGTCGAAATCTGCCAGGCCCACGGGGCGAAGGTCATCCAGCGGGAATGGGAGGGCTTCGGGCCGCAGAAAAATATCGCCATCTCCCAGGCCCACTGCCCCTGGGTGCTGAGCCTGGACGCGGATGAGGCGCTCAGCCCCGATCTTGCCCGCGAGATAGCCGCCCTGACCGACGCTACACCCTACTCCGCTTTCCGCCTGCGACGGCTGAACCACTATTTTGGCCGTCCGCTGCGACACGGCGGGCAGTATCCCGACTGGCAACTGCGCCTGTTCCGGCGCGGGGCCGGGCGGTTCAACGACCGCCCGGTGCACGAATCGCTCCAGGTGGAGGGCCGCGTGGGCGCGCTGCGCGGCGAGCTTCTGCATTACAGCTACCTGACCCTGGATGACTATTTCGACAAGTTCGACCGCTACACCGCGCTGGAGGCCGAGCGCCTTCTGGCCGCCGGGACCCGTCTGAGCACCACCGGCGCGGCCAATCAGATGCTGGTCCGGCCGGCGGTCAAGTTCCTGCGGCGCTATTTTCTCAAGGGCGGCTTCCGGGACGGCGTGCCGGGCCTGCTGGCCGCACTGTTCAACTCCATGACCATGAGCGTGAGCTATGCCAGGTTCTGGGAAAAATCCCGCTCGAATCCTTCTGGTCCGCAATGA
- a CDS encoding glycosyltransferase family 9 protein, with protein sequence MPGSGKNPARILLVRNDRLGDLVLTTPAVAALRLALPGARIDLLCSSYAEPVLRGNPHLNSVLTDRGAHDSSDLKEMVAELRRRRYDCAVVFVRTLKNARLVRRAGIPLRIGPWVRPFDFLYFNRALRQRRSRGEKNEAAYNLDLLAPLGVDTTRLPAPTVVVSDETRGSAESYLQALFGGTEGAPVIGVHPGMGGSALNWPEDCWRTLVQGLAARGDILLLLTGSEPERELLERLSQDCGPRVRLAVGLPLDFFIGVLSRLSAFCAPSTGPLHLASALGVRSAGIYSPLPVHHPRRWGPLGPHTRVFLPPVDCTGELACRGDCGCSPCMGLIDVDEVANYLLGKA encoded by the coding sequence ATGCCAGGTTCTGGGAAAAATCCCGCTCGAATCCTTCTGGTCCGCAATGACCGTCTGGGCGACCTGGTCCTGACCACCCCGGCCGTGGCCGCGCTGCGACTTGCCCTGCCCGGGGCCCGGATCGACCTTCTCTGCTCCTCCTACGCCGAGCCGGTGCTGCGCGGCAACCCGCACCTGAACTCGGTCCTCACCGACCGCGGGGCCCACGACAGCTCGGACCTGAAAGAGATGGTGGCTGAGCTCCGGCGGCGGCGCTACGACTGCGCGGTGGTGTTCGTGCGCACGCTGAAAAACGCGCGGCTGGTGCGGCGGGCCGGGATACCGCTCAGGATCGGCCCCTGGGTGCGTCCGTTCGATTTCCTGTATTTCAACCGCGCCCTGCGCCAGAGGCGCAGCCGGGGCGAGAAGAACGAGGCCGCCTACAACCTGGACCTGCTGGCCCCGCTGGGCGTGGACACCACGCGGCTTCCCGCCCCGACAGTCGTGGTAAGTGATGAAACGCGAGGCTCGGCGGAAAGTTACCTGCAGGCCCTTTTCGGCGGGACGGAGGGAGCGCCGGTGATCGGGGTGCATCCGGGCATGGGAGGAAGCGCGCTCAACTGGCCCGAGGACTGCTGGCGCACCCTGGTGCAGGGCCTGGCCGCGCGGGGTGACATACTTCTTCTGCTCACCGGGTCTGAACCGGAGCGCGAGCTGCTGGAACGCCTGAGCCAGGATTGCGGCCCGCGGGTCCGTCTGGCCGTGGGCCTGCCGCTGGACTTTTTCATCGGGGTGCTGAGCCGTCTGAGCGCGTTCTGCGCCCCCAGCACCGGGCCGCTGCACCTGGCCAGCGCCCTGGGGGTGAGGAGCGCGGGCATATACTCGCCCCTGCCGGTGCACCACCCGCGGCGCTGGGGGCCGCTGGGCCCGCATACACGGGTATTCCTGCCGCCGGTGGATTGCACGGGCGAGCTGGCCTGCCGTGGCGACTGCGGATGCTCGCCCTGCATGGGGCTGATAGATGTGGATGAGGTGGCGAACTACCTGCTGGGGAAGGCTTGA